Part of the Mytilus edulis chromosome 9, xbMytEdul2.2, whole genome shotgun sequence genome, GTATTTATTGAGAAGATTATTGTAAAAGTTAGCAGATGACAACAACGTACGACGGACACCAAAGGTGATGAGTAAAGCTCACTTGGCCTATTAGGCCAGGTGACCTAAAAGTATGTTGGGTTATACAAGCCATCAAAGAATGGTGGTCTCCTAACAATTCTACAGGTGGGATTGTGGGAGAATGGGCTAATGCCCCCAATGCACCATTTGCCTGTGTCAGGGGCAGACAACAAACAATAGCAGAAGGTTATTGTCAATACAGGTAGGTATTAAATATCTTGAAATTTACGAAccattttgttcaaaatattatGGATTTAAATCAATATACTGTTACTCAACCATATGCAAGATTGAGACATAATGTATAACCCATATCTATCTtccaagaattttttttttgattatcTGTGTCACTAGGTTGctatctcattgacatatacccaAAACCTccttaaatgtttatttatttttcttgacAATATTGATATCACAAATTTTAGCTATGTATATTATTCCAAATCATTCATTCTTTGTAACAGTATAAAAGATAAAATAGCAGTAAATAATCTGTTGATAAAATGTCAACttcaaagataacaaaaaaatattcaaaatgtaaagtaaaaaaaaatatatagaaaatttatttcaaataaatagacaccaatacaccttattgctatttgtacaccattactggacatcataaaggttcccgtaaaatgttgacgtcacaatagaaaagTCTGACACCTCAAACAGAAAGTGATTGCTGTATGATGTCAATAGTTTAAGTGTCGTAGATTATCTGGTCAAGCTTTGCAGATTCCCAAATAGCTATATGGTCTGTTAAATACTTCCTTGAAGTCCCAGTAGGGTGTAACAAGAGGTGCATGTGCAATCAATATAAGTCCTAAGCTTTTGTAAACTAAGCAAAGTCTACATCAAAGTCGTTTCTTAAAATCTTCAATCATTGTCCTCCAAGTTCCATCGGTCCAATTGTTTAGGCGTAGTTTATCTCCTTTAACTTTCATATTTTGGTTATTTGGGGCAGTAAACACGACATGTTTCCATGAAGGATTATTCATTGCacctaaaaacataaaaatcaaataaatttaatctGTTAATATCTAAAAGTTTTTAAATGGTGAAAGCAATCAATAAAAGATCAAAGGGACATGTATTGGTGGCTTACTGTTTGTATGAATATAATCATATAGTGAcctcttctttctttttttaaatgtgggAATATGATGTTATTTTTTCTGGAATATTTTTCATTGTCTTCagtttaataaacaaaaagaaattgagaAGATTTTCCACTTTTCAGTATTAcaattaacatgtataatatcaaATTCTATTACTGCTGAATATAAAGATTTCTATATTTTTGACAAAATCTTTTCATACATAACACAAAACCATCTCCATTTGTAAAAATTAATTGGTATTTTTTAATGAGCATATTGTTGTGGAAGAAATAGACTAAACATAAAAGAGACATCAAACTCAAATAAACTTCTACCCGtataaataatggtttacttttacaaattgtgacttggatggaaatttgtctcattagcactcataccacatcttcttatatctagataAAAACTCAGGTTGTATCACTATGTGACTTTGTAAAAAGAATCTGGAAATACTGAAATGTGTTCTTTTTGTTTGATATTCTGTAGGTACGGGTGCCTTTTCTTTAAACGAGTACATTTGTAAAATCCAAGATCAATAGAAAAGCAAGTTGGTGTAATAATTCAATAACATTGTATATGTAACAGCAATGAGAAACTATGAACAAGCAAACCCCTCACAGTATATCAAATTAAACctatcaaatgcaaaaaaaaacaaaaaaaaggcaaacaaacCACACATTGttcatcaaaataaaaccaaaagaGTGATTGTATTCTTAACAAAACCAtcttgagacaactatccatgaGAGAACAGATGATGAGGATGTAAATAACTGTAAAAGTCACCATACAGCTTTCAACCATGAGGGGCCTGATGGGTTATATTCGTTCTTCATGATCGGTGCATTTTTGCTATCGTGATCcttttttctacagatttttatttcttatatttttcgtCATCCGTGATGATGGAAATTTATTTTCGGTGAATcttgattgacaaaaaaatcaacttgtGAATAGTGATGAGACCCCCCCCCCATCAGGCCCCTCAACCATGATAAATAAACTATTTAACATTTGATAAGCTTTAAAAGGTACATTCATGAAAAATGTAATTTTGACAACCAAAAATAAAGCtgagaataaaaaaattcaaacaatatgTTCTTATAAATATCAACCAATTAAAAGCTGAGAACATTGAACCAAACcatatttttcattgtttatttaagTTAACCAATGAAAACTTAGAACATCCACATGTCAGTAAGAATTATTTCCAGAAAGGTATATGTCCTCACATAATATTGAGAAGAAATAAATTAATCAGGTTAGTTGAGGGTTGTGCTTACATGTTTCACCCCACCACactctgtatgtatgtgtctgtcccaagtcaggagcctgtatttcagtggttgtcatttgttgatgattgacatattttgtttttcattcattttttgtacataaataaggccttaagttttctcgttttatttgttttacatttgtcatttcagggcctttttatagctgactatgcggtatgggctttgctcattgttgtaggctgtaCAGAGACCTATagttgtgtcatttggtctcttgtggagagttgtctcattggcaatcatactacatcttcttttttatatgtatagagATCGATGAAGCAGAACTTACCTGTTATATGGATCTTGTCATCAATCAAAATATCTCCATTAATCATAGTTTTATCTCTCGTTAAAATCAGTCTATTTATCCAATCTGGTCCTAAATGTTTCTCTACCCATTCATACTGTAAATGTAAGACTTTGTTAGGTCAAGTTAGTCTTTAATCTTTTTCATATATTGATTTGATGAACGGGGGTCTCCTTTAGCTTTTCTGTTAGGGTTAAACCTCAAACCATCATTAATGCTGTGTAAACAATAATGAATCAATTATTATCATCAATTTTTGATTTGaataactttatatttttgacttttttgctacaaatttaaatatgtagAGGATTTGTAGTATGGCCCAGTATAGTAAAGGAAAACCCCAGAAAATTCAGTCATGCATGAAAAAAGCATTATACTCACTTTTTCTGGTGCACTGTACTTGTACTGAAATAGTGGACTAGAACAAATGAAAACTTCAACactgaaaaataatttcaagtaaTAAATTCTCAATTCTTGTAACAGTCCAGATTTTTCTTCCAGAATTATCAACCGTTCTTTGACAAATTCACTCAATATAGAAAGCCACCAGGATTTCTTTACCTCAGCCAGTATAAAGTTGTTGATAGGAGTTCAGTAAAGAGTGTTTAAAGGTATCAGTCTTGCTTCACCATTGGATTTCTACATGATgtgttttttttgcaatttcattaaaaattcatGAATATGGAAATTTTGCCCATGAACATGGTGGGTTTGCCTTTTTACTTGTAATAATTTGTAACCCTCTTGGtatcatcttatttttttaagttgtatATTTTAAGCAACTTTAATTAAAGATAAATCTATTTTATCTGACAAAATATTACttgtattaaattttattttcagataaagCTCAGGCATAGATTTATTTGACAGAAATTATAAAAAGGGAGTATAATCAAAACTTTCACTAAGATAAAATAAATGCTGAGTTTTCACTCAGAAAAAATAAATGCTGAGTAACAAAGTTTGAACAGCATGATCTTCAAATCCATTCCCAGATCTCATCTATAAAAAGTGACTGGAAAATATATCAAACTAGCATTTTTTCAGaattacaacatatttttattaacattgGCTAAATCTCATAAAAAAGTTGCctcattttttaatttgtaaatcacATATACCTTTCAAAGTGTAGTCAAAGAAGATGTTGGCtgtacatcaatgagacagtaaaTATATACATCAGATATAAAACAGAGAAGGCTTTATTTCTTACCCTTCCATTTCTGCCATTTCCTTGACAGCATCACATCCACCTTCTATTTCTGGTAAATCACGGAAAAAGTGTTCACTCCTGTAAATCTTCTTTAATTCAagctataaacaaataaaatatttgttagtCCTCTTAACAGACTTTCAAGATGCACTTGTAATTATTCTTTATGAGATTAAATTTAATGCATTAATTTCACCTATATGTATTATCTTCCTTTTGAATGTGTCAACAGAATATTTCATTTATGTACAATTTCATCATAAACTACTGCAAAACCTGTGACTCTGATGATAAATTTATTCTGTAATTTAGTACATGTACCGAAGTTAACAAAATATCGACACTTGGATGTCCACAGATGAAATTGTTCAattgttgtaactacaatcctaACCATTTTTCCCTAAATCAGACTTATCACAgagtttgtactaacatgagccaCACAATGACTGAcaacgtgtggagcaggatctgcttgttCTTCTGGAGCAACTGatatcaaccccagtttttgttggggttcatgTGGTTcaatctttaattttctatgcTATGTTTTGTGGAGCTGTTgttagtctgtttgtcttttcctttttttaaccAGGTCGTTGTCGGTCTGTTTTAAATTATGAGTTTTAACTTAAGGTCCCTTTTTTATCTTTCACCTCATTTATACTGACTATTTTTCACCATTGAAGCAACATATAAGATAAAATGAGAAAAtggtttttatttcttaataCAGGGATCACTCACTCTAACACTATCATCTGTAAAATTCAATTTATCATACTGATCAGCAATATAAAATGTGTTTCTCTTCTCTACTGGAATATATGGTTCATTAGGATATTTTTCTCTAAACTTGATCACGAAATGCTTTTCAAATGCTGCCAATGTCTCATCAAGATCTATCAAAACCATCAACGTTCTTTGTGCCATACTTCCTATTCCTCTCCTTGCTGCCATTGTTTACTATCTGAGACTAGTCTTAGTTACTATGAATTATCAAAAAGTGTCAGTCTGAAAATATAGGTGTACAGTAAAAAGGCATTGCTACATCTTTAGGATCTCTATCAAAAAAATACTTTGAATCTTCTGTGAAtactttaaattttgttattgttttttttttattctctgtgctattatttcaaatcatttcatatgTAATGGCTGTCACCACATGTTCATGTATCTGTCCAAAGTTAGCAACCTcgtaaatggttttttttctataggTGATAATTGGTGGATTTTAATAATATGATGAATTGGATATTTATCTTTTAGGGTTAGTCTGGATTGGATGATTctgtaaaattgtaaaacaatgaaTCAGCATAATTGTTCTCAAAACCCTACACTTCATAGCCTTAAAGCAGCAAACCCTGTACAGTATTGTAAGCTAAACGAGGCCTTATTCATTGTGAGAAGAGGACATGGCTAACAGTGTGCCTTCTATCCAAATTAATTCAGACATCAAATGTTAGTGTGTCTTGATAAAAGAGAAGTGGAAGAATACAAAGGAGCATTATAGTTGATGACAAACTGATAAagccatgtaaaaaaaaagaaaaacaaccaaaTCCCAGAAAtcaagtgcttgtaagcactgaatggtaaagattgctttaatttatcagttggaagAAAAATTTAATATTGCATTGGTTGTAGATGTTTTAACAGCaattctagacaaaggaagataactccattttttttttaaagatgactttaacaatgGCATCATTTATATTCTTAGAACAGGTATAAAATTcatgccctttatagcttgttgttcggtgtgagccaaggctccgtgttgaaagccgtacattaacctataatggtttacttttttttaaactgttatttggatagaaagttgtctcataggcactcacaccacatcttcctatatctacctaacaaaagttatgtaattttcatgacaagtgtaacatcattttgtgccttgaatatctgagcatatattacattgttaaatttctggaaatgttcatggacaggatatataaaatat contains:
- the LOC139489538 gene encoding 5'(3')-deoxyribonucleotidase, cytosolic type-like, which translates into the protein MAARRGIGSMAQRTLMVLIDLDETLAAFEKHFVIKFREKYPNEPYIPVEKRNTFYIADQYDKLNFTDDSVRLELKKIYRSEHFFRDLPEIEGGCDAVKEMAEMEGVEVFICSSPLFQYKYSAPEKYEWVEKHLGPDWINRLILTRDKTMINGDILIDDKIHITGAMNNPSWKHVVFTAPNNQNMKVKGDKLRLNNWTDGTWRTMIEDFKKRL